The proteins below are encoded in one region of Ereboglobus luteus:
- a CDS encoding alpha/beta hydrolase: protein METLRIIGIVIGAVILAGVIVGFSGCANSVFYYPTRDVYGTPGKKGVAYEAVTFKSRDGTKLSGWFMPAVVDGAADARKAKGTVIHYHGNSQNMTSHWEFVGWLPARGFNVLVFDYRGYGASEGRATQRGLFEDSQAALDYARSRPDVDATRLLVFGQSLGGTHAIAAVGAGNREGVRAVAQEATFYSYAHIANQKVPGGGLLIGNKYSAGKYVAALPPIPLLMIHGTADNVVPYENATRLFAAAREPKKLITINGGSHIDAMTEAQGNVYRDELVRFFDEALK from the coding sequence ATGGAAACACTCCGCATCATAGGCATTGTCATCGGCGCGGTCATTTTGGCCGGCGTGATTGTCGGCTTCAGCGGCTGCGCCAACAGCGTATTCTATTATCCAACCCGCGATGTTTACGGCACGCCCGGCAAGAAAGGCGTCGCTTATGAGGCCGTCACCTTCAAGAGCCGCGACGGCACCAAGCTCTCCGGCTGGTTCATGCCCGCCGTCGTGGACGGCGCCGCCGATGCGCGAAAGGCGAAGGGCACGGTCATCCATTACCATGGCAACTCGCAAAATATGACCTCGCATTGGGAATTCGTGGGCTGGCTGCCCGCGCGCGGTTTTAACGTGCTTGTTTTTGACTACCGCGGTTACGGCGCGTCGGAGGGGCGCGCGACACAACGCGGCTTGTTTGAGGACTCGCAGGCCGCGCTCGACTACGCGCGTTCGCGCCCCGACGTGGACGCGACCAGGCTCCTCGTGTTCGGGCAAAGCCTCGGCGGCACCCACGCCATCGCCGCCGTGGGCGCGGGCAACCGCGAGGGAGTGCGCGCGGTCGCGCAGGAGGCGACGTTCTACTCGTATGCGCACATCGCAAACCAGAAGGTGCCGGGAGGCGGCTTGCTCATCGGCAACAAGTATTCGGCGGGCAAATACGTGGCCGCGCTTCCGCCGATCCCGCTGCTCATGATCCACGGCACGGCCGACAATGTCGTGCCGTATGAAAACGCCACGCGCCTGTTCGCGGCGGCGAGGGAGCCGAAAAAGCTGATCACGATCAACGGCGGCAGCCACATCGACGCCATGACCGAGGCGCAAGGCAATGTTTACCGTGACGAACTGGTGCGGTTTTTCGATGAAGCGTTGAAGTGA
- a CDS encoding Gfo/Idh/MocA family protein has protein sequence MSTQHLKWGLLATGRIAEKFANGLAASKLGRAVAVGSRSGATARAFAEKFGIARAHDSYETLLADAKVDAVYIATPHPMHLEWALKAARAGKHILCEKPMGMNRAQTEQMIAAAREHGVFLMEAFMYRCHPQTARIAELIRDGSLGEVRMVQAAFGYNRPFDPQSRVWSNGLGGGGILDVGCYPVSLSRFVAGAAEGKGSVFLDPVEINGTGVTHPQTGVDEWAAATLKFSTGMVAQVSCSTSVQQQNTARIYGTKGWLHVVEPWTPSRNEGGRARMWLHRPDAAAEEIALPYQESEYMLEADVVAECVAAGRREAGQMSWADSLGNAAALDKWLELAGVKYGVA, from the coding sequence ATGAGCACGCAACATCTCAAGTGGGGACTTTTGGCGACGGGGCGGATTGCGGAAAAATTTGCAAACGGCCTGGCCGCGTCAAAGTTGGGGCGCGCGGTGGCGGTCGGAAGCCGGAGCGGGGCGACGGCGCGGGCGTTTGCGGAGAAATTTGGCATCGCCCGCGCGCACGACAGCTATGAGACGCTGCTGGCGGACGCAAAGGTGGACGCGGTTTATATCGCGACCCCGCATCCGATGCACCTTGAGTGGGCGCTCAAGGCGGCGCGGGCGGGAAAACATATCCTGTGCGAGAAGCCGATGGGAATGAACCGCGCGCAGACGGAGCAAATGATCGCGGCGGCGCGCGAGCACGGGGTGTTTTTGATGGAGGCGTTCATGTATCGATGCCATCCGCAGACGGCGAGGATCGCGGAGTTGATTCGCGATGGCTCGCTGGGCGAGGTCCGCATGGTGCAGGCGGCCTTTGGCTACAATCGCCCCTTTGATCCGCAATCCCGCGTTTGGAGTAACGGGCTGGGCGGCGGCGGGATTCTGGACGTGGGATGCTATCCGGTTTCGCTCTCGCGTTTTGTCGCGGGCGCGGCGGAGGGAAAAGGGAGCGTGTTCCTCGATCCGGTGGAAATCAACGGGACGGGCGTCACGCATCCGCAGACGGGCGTCGATGAGTGGGCGGCGGCGACCTTGAAATTTTCAACAGGCATGGTGGCGCAGGTGTCGTGCTCCACGAGCGTGCAACAGCAAAACACGGCGCGCATTTACGGCACGAAGGGCTGGCTGCATGTCGTGGAGCCGTGGACCCCGTCGCGCAACGAGGGCGGCCGGGCCCGCATGTGGCTGCACCGTCCGGACGCGGCGGCGGAGGAGATCGCGCTGCCGTATCAAGAAAGTGAATACATGCTTGAGGCCGATGTCGTGGCGGAGTGCGTGGCCGCGGGAAGGCGCGAGGCGGGCCAGATGAGCTGGGCCGACTCGCTCGGCAACGCGGCGGCGCTGGACAAATGGCTGGAGCTCGCGGGCGTGAAATACGGCGTCGCGTGA
- a CDS encoding MalY/PatB family protein — protein sequence MSHDFETTHERRGTDSLKWQKYAGSDILPMWVADMDFQTSPAIVEALRRRVAHGIFGYAHATADETAAVVEAMQARYGWAIFPEWIVWLPGLVCGLNVAAQAFAGPGDQILCNTPIYPPFMTAATNSGRRSLAVPLALNSAARRWEIDFDAMERAVVAGNGSVKIFLLCNPHNPVARVFRREELLRLAEFCLRHKIVLCSDEIHCDLVLDPALPHIPAATLAPEIAACAITLMAPSKTYNIPGLCTSFAIISNPTLRATFQRAAAGIVAEVNTLGYAACAAAYRDSEPWRQELLAYLRGNRDRVREFVAGELPGVTIEAPHEATYLAWLNVSALKLETPVAHFEKHGVGLSDGVDFGSPRGAHVRLNFGCPRATLDEALRRMKAAL from the coding sequence ATGTCCCACGACTTTGAAACAACACACGAACGCCGCGGCACCGACTCGCTGAAATGGCAGAAATACGCCGGCTCCGACATCCTCCCCATGTGGGTCGCCGACATGGATTTTCAAACTTCGCCCGCGATTGTCGAGGCGCTGCGGCGGCGTGTCGCGCACGGCATCTTCGGCTACGCCCACGCCACGGCCGATGAAACCGCCGCCGTTGTCGAGGCCATGCAAGCGCGCTACGGCTGGGCGATTTTTCCGGAATGGATTGTCTGGCTGCCCGGCCTCGTCTGCGGCCTCAATGTGGCTGCGCAGGCCTTCGCCGGCCCCGGCGACCAAATCCTCTGCAACACGCCAATCTACCCGCCCTTCATGACTGCCGCGACCAATTCCGGACGCCGCTCGCTCGCCGTTCCCCTCGCGCTCAACAGCGCCGCGCGCCGCTGGGAAATCGACTTCGACGCCATGGAGCGCGCCGTCGTTGCGGGCAATGGCAGCGTGAAGATTTTCCTCCTCTGCAATCCCCACAATCCCGTCGCGCGCGTTTTTCGCCGCGAGGAGCTTCTGCGTCTCGCCGAGTTTTGCCTGCGCCACAAAATCGTTCTCTGTTCCGACGAGATCCACTGCGATCTCGTTCTCGACCCGGCGCTCCCGCACATCCCCGCCGCCACGCTCGCGCCCGAGATTGCCGCCTGCGCCATCACACTCATGGCGCCGAGCAAAACCTACAACATTCCCGGCCTCTGCACCTCGTTTGCCATCATCAGCAACCCAACGCTTCGCGCCACGTTTCAGCGCGCCGCCGCGGGCATTGTCGCCGAGGTCAACACGCTCGGTTATGCCGCGTGCGCCGCGGCCTATCGCGACAGCGAACCTTGGCGGCAGGAGCTTCTCGCCTACCTGCGCGGCAACCGCGATCGCGTTCGCGAATTTGTCGCCGGCGAGCTTCCCGGCGTCACCATCGAGGCACCGCACGAGGCGACCTATCTCGCATGGCTCAACGTCAGCGCGCTCAAGCTCGAAACCCCCGTCGCGCATTTTGAGAAGCACGGCGTCGGCTTGAGCGACGGCGTGGATTTCGGCTCGCCGCGGGGCGCTCATGTCCGCCTCAATTTCGGCTGTCCGCGCGCCACGCTCGACGAGGCCCTGCGACGCATGAAGGCGGCGCTGTGA
- a CDS encoding beta-ketoacyl-[acyl-carrier-protein] synthase family protein, producing MNLPRIVITGVGLTAPNGNSLAEFRANLLAGVGGIEPLEVRYMGPLIAGVCHYDPLKYQKKKEVRVGTRAGSISIYCAHEALADAGIPVESVAKDRTGIYIGITEHGNVETENEIYSLSKYNYDTKFWSHYHNPRTVANNPAGETSLNLGVTGPAYTIGAACAAGNMGLIHAAQMLRLGEVDLAICGGVSESIHTFGIFAAFKSQNALASHSDPKKASRPFDLARNGIVISEGGALYTLERLDDALKRGAKIYGEISGYHVNSDASDYVLPNPERQAECVAASIRRAGLRPSDIHIVNTHATATPLGDVQEADGLRTVFQDCPDTYINNTKSFIGHAMGAAGALELAGNLPSFDDLVVHPTINVDNLDPKCALPGLVINAPVKAKRVDAILNNSFGMLGINSTLIIKRYVA from the coding sequence ATGAATCTTCCTCGCATCGTTATCACAGGCGTCGGCCTCACCGCTCCAAACGGCAATTCGCTTGCCGAGTTTCGCGCAAACCTCCTCGCCGGGGTTGGCGGCATTGAACCGCTCGAAGTGCGCTACATGGGACCGCTGATCGCGGGCGTCTGCCATTACGATCCGCTCAAATACCAGAAGAAAAAAGAGGTGCGCGTGGGCACCCGCGCCGGGTCGATCTCGATCTACTGCGCGCACGAGGCACTGGCCGACGCCGGGATTCCCGTCGAGTCCGTCGCGAAGGACCGCACGGGCATTTACATCGGCATCACCGAGCACGGCAACGTGGAGACTGAAAACGAAATCTACAGCCTCTCGAAATACAACTACGACACGAAGTTCTGGTCGCATTACCACAACCCTCGCACCGTCGCCAATAACCCCGCCGGCGAAACCTCGCTCAACCTCGGCGTCACCGGCCCCGCCTACACGATCGGCGCGGCGTGCGCCGCCGGCAACATGGGCCTCATTCACGCAGCGCAAATGCTCCGCCTCGGCGAAGTCGACCTCGCGATTTGCGGCGGCGTGAGCGAAAGCATCCACACATTCGGCATCTTCGCCGCGTTCAAAAGCCAGAACGCGCTCGCATCCCATTCCGACCCGAAAAAGGCCTCGCGCCCCTTCGACCTCGCGCGCAACGGCATCGTCATCTCCGAGGGCGGCGCGCTTTACACGCTCGAACGCCTCGACGACGCGCTCAAGCGCGGCGCCAAAATCTACGGCGAGATCTCCGGCTACCACGTGAACTCCGACGCCTCCGACTACGTGCTCCCGAACCCCGAGCGCCAGGCGGAATGCGTGGCCGCCTCGATCCGGCGCGCCGGTTTGCGGCCGTCGGACATCCACATCGTCAACACGCACGCCACCGCCACACCGCTCGGCGACGTCCAGGAGGCCGACGGCCTGCGCACCGTTTTTCAGGATTGCCCCGACACATACATCAACAACACCAAAAGCTTCATCGGGCACGCCATGGGCGCGGCGGGCGCGCTCGAACTCGCGGGCAACCTGCCCAGTTTCGACGACCTCGTCGTGCACCCCACGATCAACGTGGACAATCTCGACCCGAAATGCGCGCTCCCCGGCCTCGTGATAAATGCGCCCGTGAAGGCAAAACGGGTTGACGCTATCCTCAACAACTCGTTCGGTATGTTGGGCATCAACTCCACGCTCATCATAAAACGATACGTGGCCTGA
- a CDS encoding DNA/RNA non-specific endonuclease, translated as MNLRRLLVCGLIVFGLLGGVAIWHRLAPPATRERIESVTLNVIDLARENRSMPRELVFWLDLLSDKIPLARGKTVAPGVTIESDLMVLGGTPASPEPLDFLQNKGYLAGYDNNHRNPAWVAYRVFPPKYKSGKRPDKFAPDPRTRAKVRSSAYSNSGYDRGHMAPNRAIAVCHGGEAQVETFLMSNVVPQLHGLNAAFWEAMESRVIERYTRRFGQVWVMCGPVYEAGKTPVKIGSDVSVPDAFFLIISTHEKDASTKDITDTGLMRTEAFLVPHRAIAAKEDPSKYLASVREIEQRTGLDFFPLLSSEVQDALESEPAKRAW; from the coding sequence ATGAATTTGCGCCGCCTGCTTGTTTGCGGGCTGATCGTCTTTGGATTGCTGGGCGGGGTTGCGATCTGGCACCGCCTCGCCCCGCCCGCCACGCGGGAACGCATCGAATCCGTGACGCTCAACGTGATCGACCTTGCGCGTGAAAACAGGTCGATGCCCCGCGAGCTGGTTTTCTGGCTCGATTTGCTTTCGGACAAAATCCCGCTCGCCCGCGGAAAAACCGTCGCCCCCGGCGTGACAATCGAAAGCGACTTGATGGTATTGGGCGGCACGCCCGCGTCGCCCGAACCCCTGGATTTTTTGCAAAACAAAGGCTACCTCGCGGGCTACGACAACAATCACCGAAACCCCGCATGGGTGGCCTACCGCGTGTTTCCGCCGAAATACAAATCGGGCAAGCGCCCCGACAAGTTCGCGCCCGATCCGCGCACGCGCGCCAAGGTGCGCTCCTCCGCGTATTCAAACTCCGGATACGACCGCGGCCACATGGCGCCGAACCGCGCGATTGCGGTGTGCCACGGCGGGGAGGCGCAGGTGGAGACGTTTCTCATGTCGAATGTCGTGCCGCAGTTGCACGGCCTGAACGCGGCCTTTTGGGAGGCGATGGAATCGCGCGTGATCGAGCGCTACACGCGCCGATTCGGCCAGGTCTGGGTAATGTGCGGCCCGGTTTACGAGGCGGGCAAAACGCCCGTCAAAATCGGCTCGGACGTAAGCGTGCCGGACGCGTTTTTCCTGATAATCTCAACGCACGAAAAAGACGCGTCCACCAAAGACATCACCGACACCGGGCTCATGCGCACGGAGGCGTTTTTGGTGCCGCATCGCGCAATCGCGGCAAAGGAGGATCCGTCAAAATATTTGGCAAGCGTGCGCGAGATAGAACAGCGCACGGGCCTGGATTTCTTTCCACTGCTTTCGAGCGAAGTGCAGGACGCGCTGGAGAGCGAACCCGCCAAGCGCGCGTGGTAG
- the galE gene encoding UDP-glucose 4-epimerase GalE, which produces MNVLIAGGAGYIGSHCVRQVAAAGHRPVVIDNLVFGHREAVAPDVPFYEANLGDEAAVGKILVDEKIDIVMHFAAYIFVGESVQEPMKYYFNNVVSTLQLLRTMHSKGVKKFVFSSTAATYGIPEKMPITEDSPTNPINPYGRTKLDVEHALHAFARAYGLSAAVFRYFNASGASEDGAIGEDHSPETHLIPLAIGAATGQRPPLKLFGGDYPTPDGTCLRDYIHVDDLSRAHIAAFDKLAEPGKVFTWNLGTGTPVSVLEIIRAVEKVTGKKVPYTIAPRREGDPPALYADSTKAQRELGWKIKYHDIESLVASAWNWHSKHPNGYGK; this is translated from the coding sequence ATGAATGTTTTAATTGCAGGTGGAGCTGGTTACATTGGCAGCCATTGCGTGCGCCAAGTGGCCGCCGCGGGTCATCGTCCCGTGGTGATTGATAATCTTGTGTTCGGCCATCGCGAGGCCGTCGCGCCCGACGTGCCCTTCTACGAGGCGAATCTCGGCGACGAGGCCGCCGTGGGCAAAATCCTCGTCGATGAAAAAATCGACATCGTGATGCACTTCGCGGCCTACATCTTTGTCGGCGAATCCGTCCAGGAGCCGATGAAGTATTACTTCAACAACGTCGTCTCCACGCTCCAGCTCCTGAGGACGATGCACTCGAAGGGCGTCAAAAAATTCGTCTTCTCCTCGACCGCGGCGACCTACGGCATCCCTGAAAAAATGCCCATCACGGAGGATTCCCCCACGAATCCGATCAACCCCTACGGCCGAACCAAGCTCGACGTCGAGCACGCCCTGCACGCCTTCGCGCGCGCCTACGGGCTCAGCGCGGCGGTGTTCCGCTATTTCAACGCCTCCGGCGCGTCCGAGGACGGCGCCATCGGCGAGGATCACTCGCCCGAGACGCACCTCATCCCGCTCGCCATCGGCGCGGCCACCGGGCAGCGCCCGCCGCTCAAGCTCTTCGGCGGCGACTACCCGACGCCCGACGGCACATGCCTGCGCGACTACATACACGTCGACGACCTGAGCCGCGCCCACATCGCCGCCTTCGACAAGCTCGCCGAGCCGGGCAAGGTGTTCACCTGGAATCTCGGCACGGGCACGCCCGTGTCAGTTTTGGAAATCATCCGCGCCGTTGAAAAAGTGACCGGCAAAAAAGTGCCCTACACCATCGCCCCGCGCCGCGAGGGCGATCCTCCCGCGCTCTACGCCGACTCCACCAAGGCGCAGCGGGAGCTCGGCTGGAAGATCAAATACCACGACATCGAATCCCTCGTCGCCAGCGCCTGGAACTGGCACTCGAAGCATCCGAACGGATACGGAAAGTAA
- a CDS encoding acyl carrier protein: MTKDECKKLVIEIIADIAPDEDLTNLKPDVRLRDQLQLDSMDFLDIVMELRKRHGIEVPEADYMQLASLDSCAEYLTPKFQAMGK, from the coding sequence ATGACTAAAGACGAATGCAAAAAGCTCGTGATCGAAATCATCGCCGACATCGCGCCTGATGAAGATCTCACCAACCTCAAGCCCGACGTGCGCCTGCGCGACCAGCTCCAACTCGACTCGATGGACTTTCTGGACATCGTGATGGAACTGCGCAAACGCCACGGCATCGAGGTTCCCGAGGCAGACTACATGCAGCTTGCCTCGCTCGACAGTTGCGCGGAATACCTCACGCCCAAATTCCAGGCGATGGGCAAATAA